A window of Juglans regia cultivar Chandler chromosome 7, Walnut 2.0, whole genome shotgun sequence contains these coding sequences:
- the LOC109009119 gene encoding putative oxidoreductase TDA3: MAVVISSPPSSLSPFLLQVRNSRTFVCTSIRSSSSSSSPMDEHPRRVVVCGGGVIGVCTAYFLAKKGACVTLVEKSSVACAASGKAGGFLALDWCDGGPVSALARASFDLHRSLAQELDGPQSYGYRPLTTLSLSITESPDPPSGSKPSGNSNIVPGWVDGRIRSSKTIGTLATTAQVHPQLFTRTLITKAVESYGVEVVIGKLESVEVEGGRVRSVVLEGGRVIDSDAVVLALGPWSCKLELLSSLFRVYGLKAHSIVLEPKETDAITPHALFLSYYPSQGGKPLDPEVYPRPTGEVYVCGMSAEAEVPDDPEQIAGNPESIQVLKRVARTVSSHLGEGEAQVKAEQACFLPCTDDGVPVIGEVPGIQKCYVATGHSCWGILNGPATGAALAELVLDGHASIVDLSGFSPARFVGSKKALV; this comes from the exons ATGGCGGTGGTGATATCATCACCGCCTTCGTCGCTCTCCCCATTTCTCCTGCAAGTCCGCAACTCTAGAACCTTCGTTTGCACCTCGATCagatcatcgtcatcatcttcGTCACCCATGGACGAACATCCAAGGCGCGTGGTGGTTTGTGGCGGTGGAGTCATCGGCGTTTGCACAGCTTATTTCTTAGCCAAGAAGGGTGCGTGCGTCACACTCGTCGAGAAGTCCTCCGTGGCCTGCGCAGCCTCCGGGAAAGCCGGTGGTTTCCTCGCGCTCGACTGGTGCGACGGTGGGCCCGTTTCTGCCCTGGCCCGGGCCAGCTTCGATCTCCACCGTTCGCTTGCCCAGGAACTCGATGGGCCACAGTCCTACGGCTACAGACCCCTCACCACTCTCAGTCTCTCCATTACCGAATCGCCGGACCCTCCATCAGGTTCCAAACCCTCCGGTAACTCCAATATCGTTCCAGGTTGGGTCGATGGGCGAATTCGGAGCTCCAAAACTATCGGAACCCTCGCAACCACGGCGCAAGTTCACCCCCAGCTCTTTACTCGGACCCTGATTACCAAAGCTGTGGAGAGTTACGGCGTGGAGGTGGTGATCGGGAAATTGGAGAGCGTGGAGGTGGAGGGAGGCCGAGTCAGATCGGTCGTGCTCGAAGGTGGCCGGGTGATTGACTCGGATGCTGTGGTATTGGCACTTGGACCTTGGTCTTGTAAATTGGAACTTTTGTCGTCGCTGTTTAGAGTGTACGGTCTCAAAGCTCATAGCATTGTGTTGGAGCCGAAAGAGACCGATGCTATAACCCCGCATGCGCTTTTCCTCAGCTACTATCCGTCTCAAGGGGGAAAACCCTTGGACCCCGAAGTGTACCCTCGTCCCACAG GGGAGGTGTACGTATGTGGGATGTCGGCGGAGGCAGAGGTGCCAGATGATCCGGAGCAGATCGCCGGTAACCCGGAATCGATACAGGTGCTTAAGAGGGTGGCTAGGACGGTGTCAAGCCATTTGGGTGAAGGAGAGGCGCAAGTGAAGGCAGAGCAAGCGTGTTTCTTGCCTTGTACCGATGATGGTGTGCCTGTGATCGGGGAGGTTCCTGGAATTCAGAAGTGTTATGTGGCAACTGGGCATAGTTGCTGGGGTATTTTGAACGGCCCAGCCACTGGGGCTGCCCTGGCCGAGCTTGTGTTGGATGGGCATGCTAGCATTGTTGATCTTTCTGGGTTTAGTCCTGCTAGATTTGTTGGGAGTAAGAAAGCTTTGGTTTAA